Within Streptomyces sp. SS1-1, the genomic segment GGACGTCAGGACGGCGAGATCGACGGAACCCGCGCGCAGGGCACGGGTCAGACCGGGCGTCGTGCCCTCGACGGTCGTGACCGTGACGTGCGGATGGGACGCCGCCAGCCGTCCGAGCATGACGGGCAGGACGACGGATCCGGCGCTGAGGAACACCCCGAGCCGTACGACCTCGGTGTGCGGGGCGTTACCGGTCAGTTCCTGCTCGGCCGCCGTGAGGGTGTCCAGGATCGTGCGGGCGTGCCGCAGCAGCGTCAGCCCGGCGGGAGTGAGCCGCACGCCGTCGGAGCGCCGTTCGAACAGGGTGGTGCCCGCGCCGCGCTCGAGCGAGGCGGCCTGGCGCGAGACCGCCGACTGCGTGTAGCCGAGCCGCGCGGCGGCCGCCGTGAAACTACCGGACTCCGCGATCTGCTGCAGGACCCGCAGGCCCGAACTGGAGACATCCATGACGCATACGCATACCACGCATGCGTGATCGTCGCTTCCCGCATGCCCCTGTGGCGCCTAGCGTCGATCCCGCGGTCCCCGTCTTCCGCTGACAGGGACGATTACGGAGGTCATGACATGCGCGCTGCGGTTCTGACGGCGTTCGGCGCCCCGCTGAAGGTGCGGGAGATACCCGATCCCGAGCCGGTGGGCGGGGAGGTGCTGGTCGATGTGCTGGCCGCCTG encodes:
- a CDS encoding LysR family transcriptional regulator produces the protein MDVSSSGLRVLQQIAESGSFTAAAARLGYTQSAVSRQAASLERGAGTTLFERRSDGVRLTPAGLTLLRHARTILDTLTAAEQELTGNAPHTEVVRLGVFLSAGSVVLPVMLGRLAASHPHVTVTTVEGTTPGLTRALRAGSVDLAVLTSRPPHRPPDGESPRLHTETVEDTELVVAAPSGGAFAGRTAVHVDELADAPWIAAPSARSEPLLGVWPGLPARPRVVHSTRDWLTKLHLVAGGFGVTTVPARLAPLLPPGVSLLRVEGAAPEIRRILVARLPGRATPAVTAVTGAIMAAV